cattccctctgctctccccagccctgtccccatccctgccgCCAGCTCCATCCCTATCCCCACCACTGCCCCCATCCCCgtccctccccatcccctctcccagcccggTCCCCGCCGGGGCGTGAGGCTcagcgggcggcggggcgccgTCCGCCCCCCCGGCACCACCATCGCTCCCAAGGGCGACGAGGACCTTCTGGCGCTGGCCGCCTCCCGGCTGAGCCGCAGGAAGCGGGTGGCCGGGGCGGCCGTCGGCGTGGCcatggtgctggtgctgctggtggccatCCCGCTGCTGGTGCACAGCTCCAAGGCGGCCGCGCACTACGAGATGCTGGGCAGCTGCCGCATGGTCTGCGACCCCTACCCTGGCCCCGAGCTGCCCCCCGCCTCCCCGCCACCCTTCCTGCCGGGGGCCAAGGGTGAACCGGGGCGCAAGGGCCGTGCTGGTGTAAGGGGCCCCCCCGGGCCACCGGGACCACGGGGACCGCCGGGAGAGCCGGGCCGGCCAGGGCCACCGGGACCGCCGGGTCCGGGTCCCGGGGGGTACATCCCCTCCTTCTACAGCCCCAAGATTGCCTTCTACGCCGGGCTGCGGAAGCCCCACGAGGGCTACG
This genomic stretch from Oxyura jamaicensis isolate SHBP4307 breed ruddy duck chromosome 33 unlocalized genomic scaffold, BPBGC_Ojam_1.0 oxy33_random_OJ68521, whole genome shotgun sequence harbors:
- the LOC118158590 gene encoding complement C1q-like protein 4 → MVLVLLVAIPLLVHSSKAAAHYEMLGSCRMVCDPYPGPELPPASPPPFLPGAKGEPGRKGRAGVRGPPGPPGPRGPPGEPGRPGPPGPPGPGPGGYIPSFYSPKIAFYAGLRKPHEGYEVLRFDDVVTNVGNYYEPSSGKFTCPLPGIYFFTYHVLMRGGDGTSMWADLMKNGQVWAGTP